The stretch of DNA GCAGCAATGAAAAGAAGTACAGAGGAGGATGGTGATAATGATGCACTAAtgatgaagaaaacactgataTTTATTCCATCAAATCTACAAATGTTCTGCAGAGATAATGAGAGTAACCGTTCATTTAAAGCAGTTTACTATGAACAGTACAATATACGGTGTAAATGTAGATGGTTTGTgtctgaaatataaatatataatacagtaGACAATTCCAGTTTGTGtccacacattttaaaatggcacTTTCTTTCCCACCAGTGACTTCAGTGTCTGATGATGTGAAAGCTGACGCCATGGCCAACCTGAAGAGACTTGTTCGTAACAGAAGGAACGTCCCCGTCCTGGCTGTGCCACAGTTCAAACGCCTGCCTGACTTCTGGGGATGGTATAAGCACTTCATGGACTCCCACAACCAGGAGGGAGTAAGTGGAGTTtgatgaaatattgttttattttaacagtggtgctttaatttgcttttaaaaatgagcttttgtattgaaaaaaaaaaacctgcaacaTGATATGAGATATATTTATGATAGCTTCTTTTATTCCATGGCAATATTCTGTTGAATCAGATGATGCCTCCATTAACATATGAATATGCCATTATGCTCTTAAAATAGTATTCTTGGGCTCTAATTGCAGTAAAAGCTCTTCCACAAAGGAATGATCTGAAAGTGCTCATCTAGCAAAAGCTTCAtttgacctcttttttttatttttaatttgtgttaaGAAGAGgagatttgttcatttttaccTCATTTACATCTTGTTCTTCAGGTTGAGGATCTGGATCGTCTGTACATGGCCTACCTGCAGAACAAGCACAGGTCAGAGGAGGGGCCGACCTTCAACCACTACCTCACACACCTCAGCGAAATCTACAAGACCTGCGCTGATTCTGATGACCCAGAATGTATTTCAGAGTCCACCAGTAAGCCTAAGGCTTCAATGGTGATGCCCTCCTCCATCAAGTCCGCTGCGGTCAGGCTGTGCAACCCCTATGTCGACCCCTACTGCCTCTTTCCCCTTGTCTCTAAGGGTGCAGCCCCAGAGCCTGAGCCAGCTGCATCCAAGGTTCCAGCTCCCATCCTCACTCCCATGCTGCCAATGCCCCTGAAGAGCCCGACTGGCTTCTACCACTATGCCCCTGTCCTGGAGCCCTTCCTGGGCTCTGACCAGAGAGCAGAGCTGCTGAGGATCTGCAACCCAGAGGATGTGGAGTGTCTGCAGTACCATCTGAGAGCAGCGTATGGGTATCGTCCAGCTTCTGCCCCTGCTCCGTCCTACGCTGCCCTTAAATGTGACCCCAGGGACCCCTACTGCATGCCCCCCCTGGTCCAGAAGGCCCCAACTGGCTTCTACCACCTGATGTACCCCAGCTGTGACCCATCAGATCCTCTTTGTGTGTCCAACGTTGTTGCTCCCGCTCCCCTTTCTGAGGAATCTCCTAAAGAGCAACACTGCAACCCTCTGTTTGACGCTGACTGCAACCCTCTGTCTGCCACTAAGTTGTCAGGCCTCACCAAGCCTGTCCTGGAGTACACCCTCAAGGGTGCACCCgctcctccacctgctcctctGTCCTGTGACCCTCGCTATGATCCATACTGCATACTAGCAGTCGCCGCTGCTCTGCGCAAGCCCCCACCACAGATCCCCGCACACCAGGTCTGAATTACAAGACTAGTTTAAAATTTTGACTAGCCTAACGTAATCTTGCTTGTTGAATGATCCTTTTAACTGTTTTTCCCATTTGGTTTATTAAATgatgtattaaaaataaaaattggtGTTTCATAATGTTTTCACTTCACATCTCTGATCTGCTTTTTATCTGAACCCAAAACTCAAATCACCCCGCTCAATCAACCAGGTCCGCTACAAGCTCGGCATCCGTGGCAAGACCAGCGAGGGCCACGACTGCTA from Solea senegalensis isolate Sse05_10M unplaced genomic scaffold, IFAPA_SoseM_1 scf7180000015215, whole genome shotgun sequence encodes:
- the LOC122762077 gene encoding uncharacterized protein LOC122762077, which produces MARVRQPSLSLIHTGILLAIVLLPEFLGAVPVEQHKEEEVTSVSDDVKADAMANLKRLVRNRRNVPVLAVPQFKRLPDFWGWYKHFMDSHNQEGVEDLDRLYMAYLQNKHRSEEGPTFNHYLTHLSEIYKTCADSDDPECISESTSKPKASMVMPSSIKSAAVRLCNPYVDPYCLFPLVSKGAAPEPEPAASKVPAPILTPMLPMPLKSPTGFYHYAPVLEPFLGSDQRAELLRICNPEDVECLQYHLRAAYGYRPASAPAPSYAALKCDPRDPYCMPPLVQKAPTGFYHLMYPSCDPSDPLCVSNVVAPAPLSEESPKEQHCNPLFDADCNPLSATKLSGLTKPVLEYTLKGAPAPPPAPLSCDPRYDPYCILAVAAALRKPPPQIPAHQVRYKLGIRGKTSEGHDCYVHYDKDCTPVKSGYEAKADIKAPVKPFCHPFDPNCGKFASPSGIEASKTGKGGIILPDPDCDPEMDYNCRLRRAEPATEEKAADEPAKEGPVPQSAVPRFEDFLKGVMSQYK